The following is a genomic window from Hymenobacter monticola.
GAAGCGCTGCTCAGGGCCGTTCACGCCGTTGGAGGCGTAGCGCACCGTGTCGATGGGCACGAACGTGGGCACGCCGGTGCTGCCCGTCACGTGACGGCCGCGTCTGTCGCGCACATCAAGCCCGAAGCGCTGGCCCGGCTGCATGGCCAGCGGCGCCGTGCCGATGTGCGTGAACACCTTGCGCGTCAGCGGGTCGATGCCCGGCGCGAACTGCAGCGGCACCGTCTGCCCGCCCGGCAGCGTGAGGCGCACCGTCACATCAACCGGCACCTGGATGGTGATGCCGTTGATGCCGAGCCCCAGCGTGGGCACAGCGGCGGTGGGCAACGTGATGACGGGCTGCCCCGTGCCGTCGGCCTTCGAGGGCAGGTAGGTGCCCGACTCCACCACCGTGAGGCGCGGCACTTCGCCGGCCCGCAGGTAGCACTCCACCACCAGCTCGGGCGTGTAGGCGGGCAGCACCACGTCCACCTCGTTTTCGAGGTTGCAGCCCGCTGCCAGCAGCAGTGCGCCGCCCAGGCTTAGCCGGCTGAATAATTGCTTTGCAGATATTGCCACGGCTTAGAATTTGAAATTGTAAGTGACTGACGGGATGATGGGAAACAGCGACACCTGCTGCGCCGTGAAGCCGTCGATGAGGTCGGTGTTGGGGTTGCGCGAAATCTCGAAGTACACGAAGTAGGCGTTGCGCCGGTCGTAGGCGTTGTAGACGCTGAAGGTGAGGTCGCGCTCGGTGCCGAAGCGCACGGGGCGCAGCTTCCACACCACGCCCAGGTCGAGGCGGTGGTAGGGGATGAGGCGGTAGGTGTTGCGGTCGGGGTACACGGGTACGGCCAGGATGTCGCCGCCCGGCACGTTTTGCAGCGGGAAGCGGCCGGCCGGCAGGGTGGTGGGCGCGCTGCTCGTGTACACGAAGCTGGCCGTCAGGCTCAGCCGGGTGTTGAGCTGGTGCAGTACCACCACGTTCAGATTGTGGCGGCGGTCGTAGCTGGGGTAGTAGTTGCGGCCGTCGTTGATGCCCGGGGTGCCGCGCTGGGGGCCAAACCGGCGCCAGCTCCAAGCCAGCGTGTAGCCTATCCAGCCGGTGGTTTTGCCCTTCTGCTTTTCCAGGTACAACTCGTTGCCGTAGCTCCAGCCCTCGCCGAACAGGAATTCCTGGTCGAGGTTGGGGTTGGCAAAAATCTGGGCGCCGTCGCGAAAATCCACCTGGTTTTGCGCCCACTTGTAATACACCTCATCCGTCAGCAGAAACTTGCCGCCAAACAGCAGCCAGCTGAAGCCCGTGCTCACCTGTTGGGAACGCTGCGGCTTCACGCTCAGCCGCGAGGGGTACCAGATGTCGGTGGGCAGCGAGGCGCCCGTGTTGCTGGCCAGGTGGGCGTACTGGTACATCAGGGCGTAGTTGGCTTTCAGCGAAAGCTTGTCGCTGAAGGCATAGCGCGCGGCCAGGCGCGGCTCCAGCCCGCCGTATACCTGCCCCGCGTCGCTGCTGAAGCCGCTCAGGCGCAGCCCCACTTCGGCCTGCAGCTTGTCGCTCACCTTCCAGTTGTCGCTGGCGTAGAGGCCGCCTTCCAGCGCGGGGTAGCTGATGTTGTCGTCCACGTTCAGCGAGTTGTCGGCCGTTTCGACCTGCAGCCGGCCCACGCCAAAGGTGTGGTGCGTGAAGCTGCCCCCGAAGCGCAGCTTGTGCGCGGGGTTCAGGTCGTAGTCGAAATCGGCGCGGGCGTTGAGGTCGCGAATGGTCGACGTCAGCCCAAACGAAGCCACGTCAACCTGGCTGCCCAGCGAGTAGCGGTAGCTCGTCATACCCACCTGCGTGTTGGCCGTGAGGCGGGGCGAGAACGTGTGCTGCCAGCGCAGCGTGCCCAGCGTGTTGCCCCACGAAAAGTTGGCCTGCAGGTTGCCAAACGAGTTGAAGCCAAACACGTCGCGCCCCAGGTAGCCGGTGGCAAACACCTGGTCTTTCTCACCCAGCGTGTAGTTGGCCTTGGCGTTGAAGTCCTGGAAATAATAATCGGGAATGGGCCGGTAGCCCTCCGTATTGGTATTGGCCCGGTTGATGGCGCGCGTGAACACGTCGAAGTACGTGCGCCGCGCACTCACGATGAACGAGCCCTTGGCCGGCTGACCTTCTGCGCGCTTGCCCAGCGGCCCTTCCAGGCTCAGGCGCGAGGCAATGAGGCCGATGCCGCCGGTCACGGTGAACTTCTCGCGGCTGCCCTCGCGCAGCCGCACGTCAATCACCGACGAGAGCCGCCCGCCAAACTGCGCCGGAAAGCCCGACTTGTACAAGTCCACGCTCTGCACCGCATCAGAGTTGAACACCGAAAACAGCCCGAACAGGTGGTTGGGGTTGTAAATAAGCGCGTTGTCGAGCAGCACCAGGTTCTGGTCGGCCGAGCCGCCGCGCACAAACAGGCCGCTGCTGCCCTCGCCGCCGCTCTGCACGCCGGGCTTGAGCTGCAGCGTCTTCAGAATATCAACCTCGCCAAACAGCGCCGGCAGCAGCTTGGCCTCGCGGATGCTGAGGTGCTCCACACCCATTTGGGTGGTCACAAGCTTCTCCTCCAGCGTTTGCTGCCCCTGTACCACCACTTCGGTCAGCTCGTTGGCATTGGGGGCCAGCGTGAGGTCGCGCTGCTGGTTGCGGGCCAGGTTCACCCGGAAGGTCTGGGGCAGGTAGCCCACGAAGGACACCAGCACCTCCTGCGGCCCGGCCGGCACGTCGAGGCGGTAGCGGCCGTTTTCATCGGTGGCCGTGCCCAGGCCCAGGGCCGGCACGGCCACGGTGGCGCCCGGGAGGGCCGCGCCGTCGGTGCCGCGCACCTGCCCGCTGAGCACGTGCCGCGCCTGCGCCCAACCCAGTTGCGGCGCCAGTAGCCCGATAGCTAATACAGTGGCGGCCCGGTAGCTGGTGCGAGTATTTATTGGCATTTGCTTATCCTTCTGCTAATTATTGATTCCGACGAGTGGCGGACCCCCGTGCCCCATTTTGCCGCCCGCGCCTGCGACAGCCCGCGTCTTCATGCGTTCTTCATGTTGGTAAACGCGCAACCGGCCTGAATGTTAGACAAGGGGCAGTGGTGCTCGTTTGAACGACGTAGGGGCGGGGCTTGCCCTCGCCCGGGCGTTGAACGGATTCGTTGAAATGGCACGGCTGCCCGGGCGGGGGCACGCCCTGCCCCTACGTCTTTTTGGTTGTTCGATGAGCCCCAAGCAGCTTTGATACCCGTCGGGCACCCGCCGCAATGCTAGTTTTGCAGCGTCCAGCGGCGAACGCATCGTCCGGCTGCTGGTTCTTTACCTAATTCCGTTTCGTCAAATGTCCGACTTGCAAACCCTCATCGAAGCTGCTTGGGCCGACCGCGCCCTGCTTCAAACCCCCGAAACCAAAGCCGCCATCGAGCACGTCATCGAGGAACTCGACAAGGGCCGCCTGCGCGTGGCCGAGCCGCCCCAGGACCGCACCAACGAATGGCAGGTGAACGACTGGGTGAAGAAAGCCGTGATTCTCTACTTCCCCATTCGCCAGATGAGCACCCAGGAAGTGGGCCCCTTCGAGTACCACGACAAAATGGCCCTCAAAACCGACTACGCCGGCCAGCAGGTGCGCGTGGTGCCGCCCGCCGTGGCCCGCTACGGCGCCTACCTGGCCCCCGGCGTCATCCTCATGCCCAGCTACACCAACATCGGCGCCTACGTGGGCGAGGGCACGATGGTGGACACCTGGGCCACCGTGGGCTCCTGCGCCCAGATTGGCAAAGGCGTGCACCTGAGCGGCGGCGTGGGCATCGGCGGCGTGCTGGAGCCCGTGCAAGCCGCCCCCGTCATCATCGAGGACGGCGCCTTCATCGGCTCGCGCAGCATCCTCGTGGAAGGCTGCCGCATTGGCACCGAGGCCGTCATTGGCGCAGGCGTTACCATCACCGGCAGCACCAAAATTATCGACGTGACCGGCTCTGAGCCCAAGGAATATAAAGGTTATGTGCCGCCCCGTTCGGTGGTCATCCCCGGCTCCATTGCCAAGCAATTTCCGGCTGGCGAGTACCAGGTGCCCTGCGCCCTCATCATCGGCCAGCGCAAACCCAGCACGGATTTGAAGACGAGTTTGAATGACGCGCTGCGGGACTTTGGGGTGAGTGTTTAACTAGGCTAAAATGGAAAGCAGTGGCTGCTTGGGGTGTGTTGGTGGAGTTATAAAATTGACTCTGCTGCTGTGCATCGCATACGGTTTGTATGCCTGGGTAGCGCCAGCCAGTCCGCCCGACCATAGCTATCTGGTGCATGCCGACGAGCGGACCTACGTAGAGGTGGAAACGGAGCAGCACATCGATTGGGGGGGCTGGGACCGGCAAGGCGAACCTTCTTATTGGACCACCAATATCTATTATACCCAGCTGGGCGGCTGGTTTGGTCGCACCCACCGGATATTACTAGCCAAAATGAATACGGGCGACCGTGAGGACCAACTGGCCGAAGCCGAGTTTCGGCGCTCCAGCGAAGGGGGCTACGTGGCCCCGGTTTATATCAGCGTCGTGAACAACTGGTTTACCCCGCCCCATCGTTTTCCCGACGATACCGTGAAGCAGATTGACTGGAAAGGCCGAGCACGTTCGTTGCAAAGCATGAATTTCAAAGATTTACAATAAAAAAGCCCGCTAACCAGCGGGCTTTTTATGTTCATGGAAAAATGAATTACACCCCCGCCTTCAGCTTCTCGCCGAACAGCGCTTTCACTTTCTCCACCTTAGGGCGGGCCACAAACTGGCAGTAGGGCTCGTGGCCGTGCAGGTTGAAATAGTTTTGGTGGTAATCCTCGGCGGGGTAGAAGGCCGGGGCGGGCAGAATCTCCGTTACCACGGGGTTGGGGAAGGCCTGGTTGTCGTTGAGCTTCTTCTTATACTCCTCGGCAAGTTGCTTTTGCTCGTCGTTGTGGTAGTAGATGCCTGAGCGGTACTGCGTGCCCACGTCGTTGCCCTGGCGGTTGAGGGTGGTGGGGTCGTGGGTTTTCCAGAAGATTTCGAGCAGCTCTTTGTAGCTGATAACGGCCGGGTCGAAGGTGATGTCGATGACTTCGTTGTGGCCCGTGAGGCCGCTGCACACTTCTTTATAGGTAGGGTTGGCAATGCGGCCGCCGGTGTAGCCGGATACCACTTTCTCCACCCCCTTCAGGTTCTGAAAAACGGCCTCGACGCACCAGAAGCAGCCGGCGCCAAATGTTGCATGTTGCATGGGTAGGAAATTAATTCGTTGGTGTTGGTAACAACGCGGTAGACGCGGCCCAGGTTATTTCCTTACACGGCACTGCGGAGCACGACGGGGCAATGAACCCGGACTCGCTGGCAGTTCCGGGGCCAACCTTTTGCCACGGCCGCCGGTTGCCACCGAATACTTTGCACCCATGAGCTACACCTACCACTCCGAAACCTATGGCCGGCCGGCGCTGGAAACCAGTGCCGGGCAGGCCTGGCCCGGCCTGCGGGTAGAGCGCTTTCAGCTGGAGGCTATGGCGCTGCCGGCGCATTACCACGCCCAACACCTGCTCATCATTCATCAGGGCCGCCAGCCGGTTGTGTCCAAACGGCAAAGCGGGAACCGCGTGGAGCAAGACCAGTTTCAGTTCGGCGACGCGGGCCTGTACCCGGCCGGCGAATACGGCCCTATTGCCCTCGACGGCCCCGCCGATGTCATTCACGTGCATCTGGACGCGGAGCAGCTGGAAAACCGGGTTGGCCAAAGCCGACACCTGAGCCACTTTGCGCTGCGCGAGCGGTTTTGCTTCGCCGACGGGCTGCTTACCCAGCTGGGCCGGCAGTTGCTGGCCGCCGCCGGGGCCGAACACGCGCTCGGCCAACTCTACGTCGAGTCGTTGACCAATGCCCTTTGCTACCACCTCATCGAGCACCACACCACCCACGAGCGGCGCGCGGCCGGCCCCGGCCCGCAGCTGCCCGCGGCGGTGCTCGGGCGCATCGACGCCTACCTGGAAGCCCACGCCGAGCAGACCGTAACGTTGGAAGTACTGGCCGGCCTGGCGCATCTGAGCGTGTTTCATTTCGCCCGGCGCTTCAAACTCACCACCGGCCAGTCGCCCTACCAATACGTGCTGGGATGGAAAATCCGGCGGGCCCGGCAGTTGCTGCGCGCCGGCAACCTGCCCTTGGCCCACATTAGCGACGCGCTGGGCTTTGCCTCGCCCGCGCACTTTTCGGCCGCCTTCAGGCGCGCGGTGGGGCAGAGCCCGCGGGAATTTCAGCGAGGGTAGAAGACGCCGCCGCCCGGGGCCAGGCGAGCGAAGGGCAAGAAAGCGAAGAGCAAGAATTCATAAGAAGAGCGCAGGAATTGACCAAGGTGCGGAAGAGCGGGCGGGGACCTTTGCCTCACTCAACAGCAGCACGAAAGCTGCCCCATCTTTTCTCTTATGAACCCTCAAATTTTAGTATCCGGTGGCACCGGCAACCTCGGCGGACGCATCATTGCGGCCTTACTCAAGCGTGGAGCCGCGGTTCGCGCCATCGTGCGAGCCGAAACCGACCCGGCCAAAGTAGAAGCCCTAATCCATCAGGGCGTAGACGTGCGGCGCGTGGACATGGCCGACGTGGCGGCCCTCACCGCGACTTGCGCGGGCATGAGCTGCGTGGTATCGGCCGTGGCGGGCCTGCGCGACGTGATAGTGGAAGGGCAGTCCGCGCTGCTGGCCGCAGCCGTGGCGGCGGGCGTGCCCCGCTTTATTCCGTCCGATTTTTCCAGCGACTACACCCAGCAGCCCGCGGGCGAAAACCGCAATTTCGACCTGCGGCGCGAGTTCCGCGAGCGGCTCGACCAGGCCCCCATTCAGGCCACGTCTATTCTCAACGGCGCCTTTGCCGAGTTGCTGACCTACAACATACCGCTGCTTGATATGAAGCAGCACCAGGTGGGGTATTGGGAAGATACTGACTGGCGCATCGACTTCACCACCATGGACGACACGGCCGCCTTCACCGCTGCCGCTGCCCTGGACCCCGCCGCGCCGCGCTTCCTGCGCATTGCCAGCTTCCAGCCCAGCCCCACCGAGCTGGCCGCCGCGGCTAAGGCGGCCGGCAAAGGCCCGTTTGAGCTGGTGCGCCTGGGGGCACGGGCTGACCTGGCCGCTGCCATTGGGCACGCCCGCGCTGCCAATCCGGCCGGCGAGCAGCAACTGTATGCTAACTGGCAGCAGATGCAGTACCTGCTCAGCATGTTCAGCGTCCAGAGCACGCCGCTCGACAATGCGCGCTATCCGGACCTGCGCTGGACCAGCCTGCCCGAAGTGCTGACCGGCCAGCAGGCCGACCTTGGCAACTCCAAGCCGTTGGACGCTTACGCTGATGAGGAGCTTATCAAGCACTTTCCAGGCTTTACGAACCACTACGCCACTGTGAAAGGCGTGCGCCTGCACTACGTGGAAGGTGGCAGCGGGCAGCCGCTCATCTGCCTGCCCGGCTGGCCCCAAACCTGGTTTTCCTACCACCCCATCGCCGCGCAGCTGGCCCAGCACTACCGCGTCATCATCGTGGATATCCGGGGCATGGGCACCTCCGACAAGCCCGCGTCGGGTTACGATAAGAAGACCATGGCGCAGGATATTCACGCCCTGCTGCAGCACCTGGGCTTGGCCAAAGTAGCATTGCTGGGCCATGACATCGGCGGCATGGTGGCGGCCAGTTTTGCCTGCAATTACCCCGAAGCTACCGACAAGCTCATCCTGGCCGACGGCGGCCACCCCAGCGACGGCATGCGCTACATGTCGCTGCTGCCCGCGCCGGGCGCTTTCGCCGGCAAGATGGACGGCCGGCAGCCCTACGTGTGGTGGATGGCCTTCAACCAGGTGAAGGGCTTGCCCGAAAAGCTCCTCGAGGGTCGCTTCCAGCACCTGCTCGACTACCTTTTTGCCTACGTGATGCTGGACGAGAGCCGCATGTCCGCCTTCGACCGGGCCGTGTACGCCGCCGCCTACAACGACGCGGCCAGCATTCGGGCGGCCAACGCCTGGTACCAGGCCTTCGAGCAGGACATGGCCGACGCCCGCACCTACGCCCCGCTCACTCTGCCCGTGCTGGGCATCGGCAGCTACGTTTCGTTCGAAAACATGAAGATGAGCCTGCCCGCCCTCGCGCCCCAGGCCCAACTTGTCGGCCTCCCCGACAGCGGGCACTATATGTTCGAAGAAAAGCCCGAACGGGTACTGGCCGCCGTGCGGGAGTTTCTGCAATAGCTCAACTTCAAATTACCAGCGAGTACTCGCTTCTCTTTTCCGGTAAAGCGAAAAGCCCGCTGCGAATACTCGCAGCGGGCTTTTATCGGCTGTAACAACCCTTACTTCCGGAACCGTTCGGCCACCACCAGCTCCTTCGAGCCGGCCGTATACTGGTAGAAGCCTTCGCCCGACTTCACGCCCAGGCGGCCGGCCATCACCATGTTCACCAGCAGGGGACAGGGGGCGTATTTGGGGTTGCCCAGGCCCTCGTGGAGCACCCGCAGGATGGCCAGGCACACGTCCAACCCGATAAAGTCGGCCAATTGCAGGGGGCCCATGGGGTGGGCCATGCCCAGCTTCATCACCGTGTCGATTTCCTCTACGCCCGCCACGCCCTCAAACAGCGTGATGATGGCCTCGTTTATCATCGGCATCAAAATGCGGTTGGCCACGAAGCCGGGGTAGTCGTTCACTTCCGTCGGCGTTTTGCCCAGCTGGCGCGACAGGTCCATCACCTTTTGCGTCACGGCGTCGGAGGTGGCGTAGCCGCGAATCACTTCCACCAGCTTCATCACCGGCACGGGGTTCATGAAGTGCATGCCGATAACCTGCGCGGGCCGCTTGGTGACGGCTGCAATCTTGGTAATGGAAATCGACGAAGTGTTAGAAGCCAAGATGGCTTCGGTGGGGGCGTGCTGGTCGAGGTCGCGGAAGATTTGCAGCTTGAGGTCCACGTTTTCGGTGGCGGCTTCTACCACCAGTTCGGCGCCGGCTACGCCTTCGGCCAGCGAGGTGAACGTGCGCAGGCGGCCCAGGGTGGCGGTTTTGTCGTCTTCGCTCAAGGAGGCTTTGGCCACCTGGCGGTCGAGGTTTTTGGTGATGGTGCCGAGGGCGCGGTCCAGGGCCGGCTGGCTGATGTCGATGAGGGCCACGGAAAAGCCGTGCTGCGCAAATACATGGGCAATGCCATTGCCCATGGTGCCGGAGCCAATTACGGCGACGTTCATAAAGAAGAACTTAAAATGTGGGTGGGAATACGAAGGCAGGCCGGTAGCCAGGCCCGGCAAAGCTACGGCGGCGTTGGCAACTGCCCTTTTTGTTTGCGGGCCGCCAACTTTTTTTTCAATAAATATATCCTTTTGAAAACACCCGCGTACAAAGCCGCATAGTCTGTTTCTTTCACCTCCTTCACACACACTAGCCATGGGCAACCTCCTGTATATCATCGCCGTCATCCTCGTCATCATCTGGGCCGTTAGCTACTTCGGTGGCTACTACACGGGCGGCATCGTTCACACCCTGTTGGTGATTGCCATCATCGCTATCCTGCTGCGCGTTATTAGCGGCCGAAGCGCTGTCTAAAGCGCCCCCTGGGTTAACTTAAAAACACAAAAAAGCCGTGCTGACTAATCAGCACGGCTTTTTTGTGTTTGTTGCAATCGGAATCAGCGCCCGATGTTGAACAGAAAATTGAACCGAATAACCGGGTTGGAGTAAATCCGGTTGTAATCGTCCTGGAAGTTGTACAGCAGCAAAATATCGGCGGCAGCGCGCGTGCTGAACTGCTGCCGGTAGCCGAGGCCGGCTAGGGGCGTCTGCACCGTGCGGGTCACCACGCGGCCCGTGACGTAGCCCTGCTGGTCCACTTCAAGCAGTTGGGCCCGAGTATTCTCAAATTCGGCGTGCACCAGAAACTGGTTGATGACCTTAATTTGTCCGAACACCTTGACCCCAATGCTCTTGGTGCTGATGTTGGCCACGTTCTGCCCGGCACTGTTGCTGAAGCCGTAGTTGCTATAGGCATAGCTTAGGCCCGGGCCCACCGCAATGCGGTCGTTGAGGCGGTAGCCCAACGCCGGCGAGATGCTGAAATCAAACTGGCTTTGGCCCCCGTAGGAACTGTAGCCCAGGCCGAAGCCCGAATAAACAAACAAGCGCGTGTTCATTTCCGCTTTTTCCTGGGCGGCTTTCCGCTCTTTCTCGCGGTCTGGCAGCTCCAGCCCCGACGGGCTATCTGCCGAAGGTTGGGGCATGGGGGCCGTGGTAGCCGGCTCGGGCACGGGTTGCGTGGCCGGCACTGGGGCCGGCGCAGGCGTGGGCTCCACGGGGCGGGGCGGGGCAGGCGGCGGGCCGGGAGGGGCCGAATTCAGCACGGGCTTGTCCTGGGCCTGGGCCTTGTGGGCCGGCAGGTAAGCCACGCCCAGCAGCAACACCAGCGGGAGCAAATGACGTTTCATGGGGAGCAAAGCGGAATGAGAAGGAAAGATGGCGATGGATGAGTTAACAGTCGATGAAAGAACGAAAGTTAACCCATCCATCGTTCGGCCATCCGCCGAATACTTAAGCCAACTGGTACATTTTCTGGCGCTGGGCTTTCAGCGTTTCGTCGGCCAGGTATTCTTCGTAGTTCATGCGGCGGTCGATGATGCCGTCCGGGGTCAATTCGATAATGCGGTTGGCCACCGTGTCGATGAACTGCAAGTCGTGCGAGGCAAACAGCAGCGAGCCCGTGAAGTCCTTCAGGCCGTTGTTCAGGGCCTGAATGCTTTCCAGGTCCAGGTGGTTCGTGGGGTCATCAAGCACCAGCACGTTGCCGCTTTCCAGCATCATTTTCGAGAGCATGCAGCGCACTTTCTCGCCCCCGCTCAGCACGTTGGGTTTCTTTTGGCTTTCCTCGCCCGAAAACAGCATCCGGCCCAGCCAGCCGCGCACAAAGCTCTCGTCTTTCTCTACCGAGTACTGGCGCAGCCAGTCCACCAGGTTCATGTTGTCGGCTTGGAAGAAGGCGCTGTTTTCCTTCGGGAAGTAGCTCGGGGTAATGGTGGTGCCCCAGTTGTAGGTGCCCTTATCGGCCTTGGCTTCGCCGAAAATAATGTCGAACAGGAGGGAAGCAGCGCGGTCGTCGCGGCCCACAATGGCCACTTTGTCGCCTTTGTCGAGCGTAAACGACACGTTTTTCAGCACCGACTGGCCGTCTACGGTCTTGCTTACGCCATCTACGCTCAGCAGCTGGTTGCCGGCTTCACGCTCGGGCTTGAAGGCAATGTATGGGTAGCGGCGCGATGACGGCTTAATTTCCTCCAGCGTCAGCTTTTGCAGCAGCTTCTGGCGGCTGGTGGCCTGTTTGCTTTTCGAGGCGTTGGCCGAGAAGCGGCGCACAAACTCTTCGAGCTCTTTGCGCTTGTCCTCGGTTTTCTTGTTCACGTCCTGGCGCTGGCGCAGGGCCAACTGGCTGCTCTCGTACCAAAACGAGTAGTTGCCGGGATACATCGTGATTTTCGAGAAGTCCAGGTCGGCCATGTAGTTGCACACGGCGTCGAGGAAGTGGCGGTCGTGGCTCACCACA
Proteins encoded in this region:
- a CDS encoding helix-turn-helix transcriptional regulator, with amino-acid sequence MSYTYHSETYGRPALETSAGQAWPGLRVERFQLEAMALPAHYHAQHLLIIHQGRQPVVSKRQSGNRVEQDQFQFGDAGLYPAGEYGPIALDGPADVIHVHLDAEQLENRVGQSRHLSHFALRERFCFADGLLTQLGRQLLAAAGAEHALGQLYVESLTNALCYHLIEHHTTHERRAAGPGPQLPAAVLGRIDAYLEAHAEQTVTLEVLAGLAHLSVFHFARRFKLTTGQSPYQYVLGWKIRRARQLLRAGNLPLAHISDALGFASPAHFSAAFRRAVGQSPREFQRG
- a CDS encoding alpha/beta fold hydrolase, yielding MNPQILVSGGTGNLGGRIIAALLKRGAAVRAIVRAETDPAKVEALIHQGVDVRRVDMADVAALTATCAGMSCVVSAVAGLRDVIVEGQSALLAAAVAAGVPRFIPSDFSSDYTQQPAGENRNFDLRREFRERLDQAPIQATSILNGAFAELLTYNIPLLDMKQHQVGYWEDTDWRIDFTTMDDTAAFTAAAALDPAAPRFLRIASFQPSPTELAAAAKAAGKGPFELVRLGARADLAAAIGHARAANPAGEQQLYANWQQMQYLLSMFSVQSTPLDNARYPDLRWTSLPEVLTGQQADLGNSKPLDAYADEELIKHFPGFTNHYATVKGVRLHYVEGGSGQPLICLPGWPQTWFSYHPIAAQLAQHYRVIIVDIRGMGTSDKPASGYDKKTMAQDIHALLQHLGLAKVALLGHDIGGMVAASFACNYPEATDKLILADGGHPSDGMRYMSLLPAPGAFAGKMDGRQPYVWWMAFNQVKGLPEKLLEGRFQHLLDYLFAYVMLDESRMSAFDRAVYAAAYNDAASIRAANAWYQAFEQDMADARTYAPLTLPVLGIGSYVSFENMKMSLPALAPQAQLVGLPDSGHYMFEEKPERVLAAVREFLQ
- the msrA gene encoding peptide-methionine (S)-S-oxide reductase MsrA — encoded protein: MQHATFGAGCFWCVEAVFQNLKGVEKVVSGYTGGRIANPTYKEVCSGLTGHNEVIDITFDPAVISYKELLEIFWKTHDPTTLNRQGNDVGTQYRSGIYYHNDEQKQLAEEYKKKLNDNQAFPNPVVTEILPAPAFYPAEDYHQNYFNLHGHEPYCQFVARPKVEKVKALFGEKLKAGV
- a CDS encoding 2,3,4,5-tetrahydropyridine-2,6-dicarboxylate N-succinyltransferase, translating into MSDLQTLIEAAWADRALLQTPETKAAIEHVIEELDKGRLRVAEPPQDRTNEWQVNDWVKKAVILYFPIRQMSTQEVGPFEYHDKMALKTDYAGQQVRVVPPAVARYGAYLAPGVILMPSYTNIGAYVGEGTMVDTWATVGSCAQIGKGVHLSGGVGIGGVLEPVQAAPVIIEDGAFIGSRSILVEGCRIGTEAVIGAGVTITGSTKIIDVTGSEPKEYKGYVPPRSVVIPGSIAKQFPAGEYQVPCALIIGQRKPSTDLKTSLNDALRDFGVSV
- a CDS encoding TonB-dependent receptor — encoded protein: MPINTRTSYRAATVLAIGLLAPQLGWAQARHVLSGQVRGTDGAALPGATVAVPALGLGTATDENGRYRLDVPAGPQEVLVSFVGYLPQTFRVNLARNQQRDLTLAPNANELTEVVVQGQQTLEEKLVTTQMGVEHLSIREAKLLPALFGEVDILKTLQLKPGVQSGGEGSSGLFVRGGSADQNLVLLDNALIYNPNHLFGLFSVFNSDAVQSVDLYKSGFPAQFGGRLSSVIDVRLREGSREKFTVTGGIGLIASRLSLEGPLGKRAEGQPAKGSFIVSARRTYFDVFTRAINRANTNTEGYRPIPDYYFQDFNAKANYTLGEKDQVFATGYLGRDVFGFNSFGNLQANFSWGNTLGTLRWQHTFSPRLTANTQVGMTSYRYSLGSQVDVASFGLTSTIRDLNARADFDYDLNPAHKLRFGGSFTHHTFGVGRLQVETADNSLNVDDNISYPALEGGLYASDNWKVSDKLQAEVGLRLSGFSSDAGQVYGGLEPRLAARYAFSDKLSLKANYALMYQYAHLASNTGASLPTDIWYPSRLSVKPQRSQQVSTGFSWLLFGGKFLLTDEVYYKWAQNQVDFRDGAQIFANPNLDQEFLFGEGWSYGNELYLEKQKGKTTGWIGYTLAWSWRRFGPQRGTPGINDGRNYYPSYDRRHNLNVVVLHQLNTRLSLTASFVYTSSAPTTLPAGRFPLQNVPGGDILAVPVYPDRNTYRLIPYHRLDLGVVWKLRPVRFGTERDLTFSVYNAYDRRNAYFVYFEISRNPNTDLIDGFTAQQVSLFPIIPSVTYNFKF
- a CDS encoding lmo0937 family membrane protein, which gives rise to MGNLLYIIAVILVIIWAVSYFGGYYTGGIVHTLLVIAIIAILLRVISGRSAV
- a CDS encoding 3-hydroxybutyryl-CoA dehydrogenase; this translates as MNVAVIGSGTMGNGIAHVFAQHGFSVALIDISQPALDRALGTITKNLDRQVAKASLSEDDKTATLGRLRTFTSLAEGVAGAELVVEAATENVDLKLQIFRDLDQHAPTEAILASNTSSISITKIAAVTKRPAQVIGMHFMNPVPVMKLVEVIRGYATSDAVTQKVMDLSRQLGKTPTEVNDYPGFVANRILMPMINEAIITLFEGVAGVEEIDTVMKLGMAHPMGPLQLADFIGLDVCLAILRVLHEGLGNPKYAPCPLLVNMVMAGRLGVKSGEGFYQYTAGSKELVVAERFRK
- a CDS encoding DUF4249 domain-containing protein, with protein sequence MAISAKQLFSRLSLGGALLLAAGCNLENEVDVVLPAYTPELVVECYLRAGEVPRLTVVESGTYLPSKADGTGQPVITLPTAAVPTLGLGINGITIQVPVDVTVRLTLPGGQTVPLQFAPGIDPLTRKVFTHIGTAPLAMQPGQRFGLDVRDRRGRHVTGSTGVPTFVPIDTVRYASNGVNGPEQRFNFVTRFTDPGGTADYYRLLLTNQRDLNDSEGDYLVSGELFDGQAYTFPTTYRFMPGDTMTATLFHMEPDYYNFQLSVRGAISANGNPFAQPARIRSTVQGGLGVFTVLVADQRTVVLR
- a CDS encoding ABC-F family ATP-binding cassette domain-containing protein, with protein sequence MISTSNVSLRYGKRVLFEDVTVKFLPGNVYGLIGANGAGKSTFLKILSGEIEPNTGSVEMPAGQRLAVLKQNQFAYDDQAVLQTVIKGHQRLAEVMTEKDALYAKYDAGTATDADGERLGVLESEFADMEGWDAEYKAAELLSGLGITEDKHYSLMADLGASEKVRVLLAQALFGNPDVLLLDEPTNNLDAESVLWLENFLDNFENTVIVVSHDRHFLDAVCNYMADLDFSKITMYPGNYSFWYESSQLALRQRQDVNKKTEDKRKELEEFVRRFSANASKSKQATSRQKLLQKLTLEEIKPSSRRYPYIAFKPEREAGNQLLSVDGVSKTVDGQSVLKNVSFTLDKGDKVAIVGRDDRAASLLFDIIFGEAKADKGTYNWGTTITPSYFPKENSAFFQADNMNLVDWLRQYSVEKDESFVRGWLGRMLFSGEESQKKPNVLSGGEKVRCMLSKMMLESGNVLVLDDPTNHLDLESIQALNNGLKDFTGSLLFASHDLQFIDTVANRIIELTPDGIIDRRMNYEEYLADETLKAQRQKMYQLA